Proteins encoded together in one Cyprinus carpio isolate SPL01 chromosome B14, ASM1834038v1, whole genome shotgun sequence window:
- the LOC109060023 gene encoding uncharacterized protein LOC109060023 — MAESESLHLSIGVLGISGGSLLLLVNNYASSPDEPVITNTALGVLLLIFAALLAYSGVRRSQSHNVLFGSLCLTVSALWCGSGLVHILAGENIINSSRGLRDAMVPGLAAFTLALLAICIVAILCHEVVLSFIALSICLACAHQIAGLADSAFGQAATAVCYLMVCFVGAYFGSGRLLSYITQRKIQLPGTFNKDSVKPIQIQEVNDIVTVGVIMNLLSASVLACPLLGVVPKLFSGHVPWLWTAGVFQLGVCVKSYRSMDTLAATFYGFTSILRFTEGYTALVVHFTNQVPYSPVPFPVVFSVLFFILALFNLQGGFVNTIYQLFFVAYCIAIASEPQSFFQRGTQGVQAAIFVASAFVLFITLYNMASSNKIPTGAGFLKNLLARSNRFVLQTNSKDLHAPYLGYSKYADAEVLGHGCSVLAAFSITASLSSGNPLAILILPWAVVSGGVLHLICGSVAFARGKTLESSTFILYGIMWTVWGLTRFGGLYGDVRGLHLAVGIISFMLFNVLVTAGALFLNKAWFIYTFTFQLILISFLLDAVGALPYGYDIGVTIILGLVSFYMFLASIFNCTFKSPQMPFGDPFIKLSGFGGGKDSCPHLPARKSSSVQQIAEIMKNGGICGMPTDTVYVLVAACNRPQAVEKAYKVKKQAKERPMSLWISSIKQLEPVRDQISPLLWDFMEAAWPSSISLVIARAPWMEFFGLGDSSKYIGTPQSIAIRNPDCTVATHLINAVGPIAVTSANPTGEADTTHHNQVYAKLGDKVDGVLCDGPSPENIASTVVDCTKIENGQIGFFRVGLIPKSKVLQIFEGIQKKHMHGQMNAAFETDVADPHRHLTVSQTNLSETQTDSGISQNSPANSQSSLDLSQHEEEEEEDESL, encoded by the exons ATGGCGGAGTCTGAATCACTGCACTTATCCATCGGAGTCCTGGGCATTTCTGGGG GTTCTTTGTTGCTTCTGGTGAACAACTATGCGAGCTCTCCAGACGAACCTGTGATCACAAACACAGCTTTAGGAGTTCTGCTCCTCATATTCGCTGCTCTGCTGGCTTATTCAG GTGTTCGACGCAGCCAGTCCCACAATGTACTCTTTGGTAGTCTGTGTCTGACAGTGTCAGCCCTATGGTGCGGTTCGGGTTTAGTGCACATACTTGCAGGTGAAAACATAATAAATAGCAGCAGAGGGCTGAGAGACGCCATGGTGCCAGGCCTTGCAGCTTTCACTCTGGCACTGCTTGCCATCTGCATCGTGGCTATTTTATGTCACGAGGTTGTCCTCTCATTCATCGCCCTGAGCATATGTCTCGCGTGCGCCCACCAGATTGCAGGTCTGGCAGACTCGGCCTTCGGACAGGCAGCCACCGCTGTCTGCTACCTCATGGTCTGTTTTGTGGGCGCTTACTTCGGAAGTGGCCGTTTGTTATCGTACATCACGCAGAGAAAGATTCAGCTCCCCGGAACATTCAACAAAGATAGCGTGAAACCAATACAAATTCAAGAGGTTAATGATATTGTGACAGTCGGAGTGATCATGAACTTGTTGTCAGCTAGTGTGCTAGCTTGTCCTCTGCTCGGTGTTGTCCCTAAGCTCTTCTCTGGCCATGTGCCCTGGCTGTGGACCGCTGGCGTCTTCCAGCTGGGTGTGTGTGTTAAGAGCTACAGATCTATGGACACCCTGGCAGCCACTTTCTATGGCTTCACATCCATCCTGCGGTTCACTGAAGGGTATACCGCGCTAGTGGTTCACTTCACAAACCAAGTGCCCTATTCCCCAGTGCCATTCCCAGTTGTATTCTCAGTGTTGTTTTTCATCCTGGCCTTGTTTAACTTGCAGGGTGGGTTTGTGAACACCATCTACCAGCTGTTTTTTGTGGCATACTGTATAGCAATTGCATCCGAGCCCCAAAGCTTCTTTCAGAGGGGAACACAAGGCGTACAGGCCGCCATATTCGTTGCCTCCGCTTTTGTGCTCTTTATAACCCTTTATAACATGGCTTCCTCAAACAAGATACCTACAGGTGCAGGCTTCCTTAAGAACCTGTTGGCCCGCAGTAATAGATTTGTCTTGCAAACCAATAGCAAAGATCTACACGCTCCATATCTGGGCTACTCTAAATATGCTGATGCCGAGGTGTTGGGCCACGGCTGCAGTGTCCTGGCCGCATTTTCAATCACAGCCTCGCTTTCTAGTGGAAACCCCTTGGCTATTCTGATCCTGCCTTGGGCGGTGGTCTCCGGTGGTGTGCTGCACCTGATATGTGGCTCTGTTGCCTTCGCTCGAGGAAAGACCCTAGAAAGTTCGACTTTCATCCTTTACGGTATCATGTGGACAGTGTGGGGACTGACGCGCTTCGGAGGCCTCTATGGAGATGTGCGTGGCCTACACCTAGCTGTGGGAATCATCAGTTTCATGCTCTTCAATGTGTTAGTGACAGCAGGGGCCCTGTTTCTCAACAAGGCTTGGTTCATCTACACCTTTACCTTCCAACTCATCCTCATTAGCTTCTTACTGGATGCAGTAGGCGCGCTGCCCTACGGCTACGATATCGGCGTGACCATTATCCTCGGGCTGGTCAGCTTCTACATGTTCCTGGCCAGCATTTTCAACTGCACCTTTAAAAGCCCACAAATGCCTTTCGGCGATCCTTTCATCAAGTTGAGTGGCTTTGGAGGAGGCAAAGACAGCTGCCCTCACCTTCCAGCCAGGAAGTCCTCATCCGTTCAGCAAATTGCAG AGATCATGAAGAACGGGGGCATATGTGGAATGCCCACAGACACCGTCTATGTGCTTGTGGCAGCTTGCAATCGTCCACAGGCTGTTGAAAAGGCATATAA GGTAAAGAAACAGGCGAAAGAACGACCCATGTCCTTATGGATTTCGTCTATAAAGCAGTTGGAGCCAGTCAGGGACCAGATCAGCCCTCTCCTTTGGGACTTTATGGAAGCTGCTTGGCCGTCTTCCATTAGCTTAGTCATAGCTAGAG CTCCATGGATGGAATTCTTTGGATTGGGCGACTCATCCAAATACATTGGCACACCGCAGAGCATAGCCATAAGAAACCCAGACTGCACTGTTGCTACACACCTCATTAATGCA GTGGGTCCCATTGCGGTCACCTCTGCTAATCCCACCGGTGAGGCAGATACTACCCATCATAACCAAGTTTATGCCAAACTTGGTGACAAG GTAGATGGGGTGCTTTGTGATGGACCGTCTCCAGAGAATATCGCCTCCACAGTGGTAGACTGCACCAAAATTGAGAATGGCCAGATTGGGTTTTTCCGTGTCGGGCTCATTCCTAAATCTAAG GTTCTTCAGATCTTCGAGGGCATTCAGAAGAAGCACATGCATGGTCAGATGAATGCAGCTTTTGAGACAGATGTCGCAGATCCTCACAGGCATCTCACAGTCTCTCAGACAAACTTGTCAGAGACTCAGACAGACTCTGGAATTAGTCAAAATTCCCCTGCCAACTCCCAGAGCTCTCTGGATCTCAGCCAacatgaggaggaggaggaggaggacgagtCTTTATAG
- the LOC122139577 gene encoding glutamine amidotransferase-like class 1 domain-containing protein 3A, mitochondrial, giving the protein MAKRVAVILSGCGVYDGTEVHEASAVMVHLSRAGAKVQMFAPDVEMMHVVNHCEGKPGTDTRNVLQESARIARGDVTDLDKLDVGAFDALIIPGGFGVAKNLSDWASKGKDFSIKPEVEKVIKAFHQAKKPMGMCCISPVLAAKAIPGCELTVGHDSECEKWPYAQVAITMAELGCKHLNKNVGEVHIDAKNKLVTTSAFMCNTAIHEIFDGLGVMIKEVLKLA; this is encoded by the exons ATGGCAAAGCGCGTGGCGGTGATTCTGTCCGGCTGCGGCGTGTATGACGGCACAGAGGTTCACGAGGCGTCTGCTGTGATGGTGCACCTCAGCCGAGCAGGTGCCAAG GTCCAGATGTTTGCGCCTGATGTTGAGATGATGCATGTGGTGAACCACTGTGAAGGCAAGCCCGGGACGGACACGAGGAACGTGCTGCAGGAGAGCGCGCGCATCGCCCGGGGTGACGTCACAGACCTGGACAAGCTGGACGTCGGCGCCTTTGATGCGCTCATCATTCCAG GTGGTTTTGGAGTGGCTAAAAACCTGAGCGACTGGGCCTCCAAAGGCAAGGATTTCTCAATAAAACCTGAGGTTGAGAAGGTCATTAAAGCTTTCCATCAGGCCAAGAAACCCATGGGCATGTGCTGCATCTCTCCTGTCCTGGCAGCCAAAGCTATTCCCGGGTGTGAGCTGACCGTCGGCCACGACTCGGAGTGTGAGAA GTGGCCGTACGCTCAAGTGGCTATAACCATGGCTGAACTGGGCTGCAAACACTTGAACAAGAATGTGGGTGAGGTGCACATCGATGCCAAGAACAAACTGGTGACAACGAGTGCATTCATGTGCAACACTGCCATCCATGAGATCTTTGATGGTCTGGGTGTCATGATCAAAGAAGTTCTCAAACTAGCCTAA
- the LOC109102597 gene encoding L-proline trans-4-hydroxylase-like: MKRDAAKALYEQQGYMSAIPILSPEELQQARDAFADLERKHGEDYTAYSLHNVHKEYDWVMGLAKHPKLLEAVTAVLGPDVILLDSRFICKYPISKMQKSNGVIQPNNTCDKEKDGIEKPEAMPFVAWHQDMKYWGFDGGPVLSVWLALDDSLEDNGALQVIPGSHHSGLLPHYQSKRAGNMLSVNQEIPEELVETEKAILCPLQAGQMSIHDGLLVHASDPNTSNRRRCGYVIRYVPTCTYPIQDPERPRTFPATVLVSGVDKYNHFSKTSSL; this comes from the exons ATGAAGAGAGACGCAGCTAAGGCCTTGTACGAGCAGCAGGGGTACATGTCGGCCATTCCCATCCTGAGTCCTGAAGAGCTGCAGCAGGCCCGGGACGCCTTCGCTGACCTGGAGAGAAAACATG GTGAAGATTACACCGCTTACAGCCTTCATAATGTCCACAAGGAGTATGACTGGGTGATGGGCCTCGCCAAGCACCCTAAGCTTCTGGAGGCGGTCACAGCGGTTCTGGGGCCAGACGTCATCCTGCTGGACTCCagattcatttgtaaatatccaataagcaaaatgcaaaaaagcaaCGGCGTCATCCAACCGAACAACACCTGTGATAAGGAAAAGGATGGCATTGAGAAGCCAGAGGCGATGCCGTTTGTGGCCTGGCACCAGGATATGAA GTACTGGGGCTTTGATGGAGGTCCCGTTCTGTCCGTCTGGCTCGCTCTGGATGACTCACTTGAGGACAATGGAGCACTGCAGGTTATTCCAG GAAGCCACCACTCTGGACTTCTGCCCCATTACCAGTCAAAACGAGCTGGCAACATGCTAAGCGTCAATCAGGAGATCCCAGAGGAGCTGGTGGAGACGGAGAAGGCCATCTTATGTCCCCTTCAAGCTGGTCAGATGTCT ATCCATGACGGACTTCTGGTTCATGCCAGCGATCCCAACACATCCAATAGGAGGCGCTGTGGCTATGTGATCCGATATGTCCCTACATGCACTTATCCAATCCAG GACCCTGAGCGTCCCAGGACTTTCCCTGCCACGGTGCTGGTCAGCGGTGTTGACAAATACAACCATTTCTCCAAAACCTCCAGTCTGTGA
- the LOC109102596 gene encoding periplakin-like: MEGSSQSSLSEEDSSSKERSLPEEENELQSEPVEEAAQAESLLSGEEQLTLITESMSITSSDEEKLQLLNKNTELRRLNKELMKLNEEWDHIYHSTSVGLQQRVAALEEESRALKQLNSRLLLKVEHEQNKREYYEQTLMQELKKNQHLQEYIRLLESRLHQTDLQQWTRGTQTPDISGSSDSQLVQGPSKPSLDVRSTPGLSASPGTKSSLRLSGMGIETQSDPVREVQDLKEQLVALRCQTKIYEADYKTEHKDHERMLQENKRLRRREADMRQQMALLQEQLKVYEDDFQKERSDKRILQRLLMKKSPAEKDPVLVHRCNNEQDRPRSDRRKPREEQRGGYVCPKHCEHHGHLDFP; this comes from the exons ATGGAAGGAAGTTCACAGTCGTCACTGTCAGAAGAGGACTCTTCCAGCAAAGAGCGCTCTTTACCTGAGGAGGAGAATGAACTGCAGTCTGA gccggTGGAGGAGGCAGCACAGGCGGAGTCTCTCCTCTCTGGCGAGGAGCAGTTAACCCTCATCACAGAGAGCATGTCAATCACCTCCTCTGATGAGGAGAAGCTTCAGCTcctcaacaaaaacactgaactCCGGAGACTCAACAAAGAG ctgatGAAGCTGAACGAGGAGTGGGATCACATCTATCACAGCACGAGTGTGGGCCTCCAGCAGCGTGTGGCGGCCCTCGAGGAGGAGAGCAGGGCCCTCAAACAGCTCAACAGCCGACTGCTGCTCAAAGTAGAACATGAGCAG AACAAGAGGGAATATTATGAACAAACGCTGATGCAGGAGCTGAAGAAAAACCAGCATCTGCAGGAGTATATCAGACTGCTGGAGAGCCGACTGCACCAAACAGATCTTCAGCAGTGGACTAGAGGAACTCAG ACTCCAGATATTAGTGGCTCCTCAGACTCTCAGCTGGTCCAGGGCCCTTCTAAGCCATCCCTGGACGTACGGTCGACCCCAGGGCTTTCTGCATCTCCGGGCACAAAGTCCAGTCTCAGACTGTCAGGCATGGGAATAGAGACACAGTCTGACCCTGTAAGAGAAGTTCAGGATCTTAAAGAACAGCTGGTGGCGCTGCGGTGTCAG ACAAAAATCTACGAGGCTGATTATAAAACCGAGCACAAGGACCATGAGCGCATGCTGCAGGAGAATAAGCGTCTGCGGCGCAGAGAGGCAGACATGCGTCAACAGATGGCGCTGCTGCAGGAGCAG cTGAAGGTGTACGAGGATGATTTCCAGAAGGAGCGCTCAGACAAACGCATTCTCCAGAGACTCCTGATGAAAAAATCTCCAGCCGAGAAAGACCCTGTTCTGGTGCATCGCTGCAACAACGAGCAGGACCGGCCCAGATCAGACAGGAGGAAGCCCAGAGAAGAGCAGCGTGGCGGATACGTCTGTCCCAAACACTGTGAGCATCACGGCCATCTGGACTTCCCCTGA